The genome window attaaactacccaacagtatataaaggagttagcacaaccttaaacatctacagaagtaaaatgcaacatgcaCATTCTTCAAATGAGTGTCTCACTTATTTCCAATCTTATCTTGATGCAGTATGCACAGTGTGTTGTGGCTCCAGTCTATACATTACTACCTTCGTCAATACTCCAAAGCAATGCTCTATTCCACTACATTCACTCAAATGCTTTTCCAATGCTCCTTGTAAGGTGGGTTGGAAGTGTCTTATAGGATAGTGACTCACTCCTCTCAACAATTTAATGTCAAGGCTTTTACAGGATTGAGCATtctttattttcatatttacaaaaatagaaacaatATATTGAAACAGCTGATCTATAAGAtctaaagaaagtaaaaaaaaataagggacGGAACTTCCTTTAAATCAGCTGTGGTGACCAATAAACGCCAGGACATATCAGTCCAATATGTTGgttatgtgtgtattcatgtaaGTCTTACCAAACACAGCTCCAGTTGATCGCAGAGGGCATAAAACTCCTCTAGGCTCTTGTCAAAGCGCTGAACAGAGGTGTCGCTGCTTTTGCTAAACCGGAAGAAACAAAAGACACATTCAAAAATATGACCGAAACATTCTTCTTTCTTCAGGACCActgcagtaacgttaacgttccCCCCAACCAATCAACTTACATGCCGTTGTCAATTGTAGTGTTATGGGCCAAATTCAGGGACGCAATCTTCATTACATTCTGAAAGTGACAAATAAAGCGATATGTTTAAAGCACACTGCTGCAtatatttaatgcatttgtgAAACTACGATATTTAAATTCGTTAAACAAACTTTAGCTAACGGTAATTGTGATCCCATGTTTTGGCCATTTTCGGTTGTgaaaagtgtgtttcctgttgtagcTAGATGCCGCACAATTACCTGCAGACTCTCCTTCAGCTGTGGAATAAGCATTTTAAATCTATGAACTGGGTCAAAGTCTTGCTGTTGGCTtaattgctgctgctgctgctgctgctgctgttgttgttgttgttgttgttgttgttgttgtaatgaAGAAGGCTGTTGTAATCCGGGCTGAGACATCGGCCCGCCGGGTTGCTGCTGCTGAGACGCCATCTTGAAAAGCGGCTACGATGTACAGTCTGGAAAAAGAGTAACATATCCTGTTcgttatttttcaaaataaaggcgttTCTTGAACGACATAACTTTGAAAAATGAATATTGTGCGAGTGCCAGTAAACACACCGCCCTCTGCTGATTAATGCAGCACCACATGATAGAACCAAATTCATTCCCATTAATACCTCGTTTCTTGGTACTACTACCCACTTGTACATTAATGTGTCATTTATTCCTACATTTGCTATAGGCCTATGTGTTGCATGTAGGGGCTACCACTGCTTTTCATTGTACAATAATTGTAATTACAATAAAGCTGAGACAGGTATGTCTCATCGATAAACAGTATATACACTGTACACTATACAATAATAGTTTTGAATTTGATCAATTACAAATATTCTAGTCGTGTAGGCACATCAAGAAGGCAtgcttttttgtatatttatatgGAACAAATAGGGTCAAACTTTCATCTGACTTTAGGTTattgaataaatacatttgtttatgtTGAATATTTTTTAAGATCGTTCTGTAAAGTGTGTGGGCCTACTTTTCGTGTAAATAGTTTAGTGGTAAAATACTAAACTAACTACTaaactattattttaaattCAGGACTGTggctgtaaatatatatatacatatatatattattattattattattattattattatatgttttaaataATGATAATTTCATACTTTTACTTCTGTAACCATTACTTAATGTATTAAACAATTCGGAGGTTCCTATAATATTGAACGTTTTCTTTGTTCAAGTACTATGGTTTGTTTTTCATAAAgtatttaattttgttttgtgtggccTACTAAACATGGTTGTTGGCGGTTTTCTCGCTGGTTTCTtgaaggcagcagcagcagcaacagcgcAGTAGCGGAGGAGGGAGGGCCCTGCAGCCGCTCTATTCTGGCAGAAACCCCGTAGTGCAGCACAGCAACGCCATTCGATAACTGCAACAGTGTCCAAAATGGCAGGAGCTGATGGAGACGACTCTCTCTACCCTATCGCCGTTCTCATTGATGAGCTGCGAAATGAGGATGTCCAGGTAGTAACGCAAGTTTCAACGTTCatctttatttgtattgttCCGTAAAACGAGGCCACTTTGACGCATTTCAGTTGCAGATCTGATCATCAGTTAGCTAACTAGCACATATGTAAGCTAACGTTCCCGGCCAAGGCCTATCAGGAGTATCTTCCTGGCGCACCCTGCTTTGCctgtctagctagctagctggtttCTGTCATGATTTACGACGTAAATTGTTAATCTGGAGAAACAGTTAATGAAATGCTAGGGGCTTATATTATTCGAACTGTAGGTAATACAATATTATTAACGTTACCAGTAGTCTGCAAGACAATTTAAGCAGGTCATTGGTTTAAATCACAACAGCAGGCCGTTCAAGGCCGCAGTGGGTAGAGAGGCACTGTTGTTAGCCTGTTTGTCCCTTGCCAATGAATGTAAAGGTAGCTATCCTTTCGATTCAGGTAAATCCTACTTGGGTTAACTAACGCTAGGTATAGTGAGGCGTAACGTTAATCattgacattgtttttttttttttaaatgtgctcacTAGTGAATGTCCATTTTGTGTACAGTTACGACTGAACAGCATCAAGAAGCTGTCCACTATTGCTCTGGCCCTTGGTGTTGAGAGGACTCGCACTGAACTCCTTCCTTTTCTCACAGGTAATAAAGTAATTCATTTTACCATTAAAATCACCTGATGTTTGACACAGCAGTTATGACCTGTTATTAGCTGTCGTCACATTAAGAAATGCTGAATGAGTTGTACTTTAAAATCAGAGTCATATTTATTACAAAAGTAAGTTTTCATTTGCCTTGGTATGGTAGGTGCAtacaataaacattaaaaagggATTAAACGATAAGGCAAAGTACTACTACAGTTAACAAATATAGAATATATGTATTGCAATAAAAAGTATGTAAAAAGACACTAACAAAAATAACATGTACAATATAACTGTTTAAGAaagggaaagaaggaaggctgTACGGTTTAGTGCAGGGTGTGCAAACATTTTAATCAGGGGACGTGCAAGGGATTAAGGCTggtttatgcttctgcgtcgagtCGAATCgacgtagcctgacgtgcacctctcgaaaaatgtaactacatgtcACAGcaacgcacgtcgctcggcctcctgccagaggggagttgTTTAAAAAGTTTGTTTCCATGGTGGGAGGAATCTGCCACAATAAACCACTCCAATAACTGTCAGtgattttgttacattttcagACCTGAATATATCAATCACAGCTTTTTCACAAGtctttctgtatttctttaGACACCATCTATGACGAAGATGAGGTCCTCTTGGCCTTGGCTGAGCAGCTTGGCAATTTCACTATGTTGGTGGGAGGGCCAGAGTACGTCCACTGTCTCTTGGTAAGTCACTGGAGAGTTGATTTAGATATCAGGATGTGGCTTGCAGACATTACTTGTTTTTATGATGAATTAATTCCTGGATTTGGTCtcttcatgggatttgttgattAAAAGATAACCAGAAGGCTGCATTAGTTTTAATTAATGGACATTTATGAAATCACTTGACTTTCTAGCTTAGTGAAATAAACAGTTTAAACACTTGCCTATTTGGATTTTATACTAAGGGTTTTCACCTGAACACAGACCAGAACCTTTTAGATTGCTTAAACTAAAACTAGTTTGAAATATTGGTGTGTTTTGATATTGCCTTCTAccttttttatatacattagaAATATATAATACTATATACACATAGTTGAAGAACATTAACCTTCTCTAACCTTATTCCTTCTTGATCCACAGCCTCCTCTGGAGAGCCTAGCTACAGTCGAGGAGACAGTAGTCAGAGATAAAGCTGTGGAATCTCTGCGGAAGATCTCACAGGAACACTCTCCAGTTGACCTGGAGGTCCATTTTGAGCCTTTGGTCAAGCGGCTGGCCAGTGGTGACTGGTTCACTTCTCGCACATCTGCCTGTGGCCTCTTTAGCGTCTGTTATCCCCGTGTCTCCAGCACTGTCAAAGCTGAGATCCGCCAGTAAGTGGCTTCTTAACAAGGAGAAACACTTTTTAGAGTGCGCTCAATCATTATTTGCAGTTGTGTACAATAAATTACCTGCCTAATGTCATGTCATACGTAATGTATACCTGAGGTGTTTTAGGCTTCTAACCATGTTTGGTTCGTCAGTTTTTTTCTGATAAAATGTTTGTGGTTATCTCTAGGCATTTTCGCACCTTGTGCTCAGATGACACTCCTATGGTGCGTCGTGCTGCAGCATCTAAACTGGGGGAGTTTGCCAAAGTCCTGGAGCTGGATTATGTAAAAAGTGACATAATTTCCCTCTTCACTGCTTTGGCCTCTGATGAGCAGGTATGACCACTCGTCTTCCTTCTTCTCAACCTAAACTGCTGTTGCACTCTGTGTTCTGCAGTACCCTCTAAAAAACCCAGGGATGGCTAAATGGATCCCATTATCTTTTTCCACCAGGACTCAGTGAGGCTGCTTGCCGTGGAGGCTTGTGTCAGCATTGCTACTCTGCTGCCTCAGGAGGATCTTGAGACCCTGGTGATGCCAACCCTGCGCCAGGCTGCAGAAGACAAATCCTGGAGGGTCCGCTACATGGTGGCTGACAAGTTCTCTGAGGTAAGCAGCcgatttatttccttttttccacTCTTGTTGACATCCTGGTTAAATGTAGAATTGGCAAAAAATGTCAATTGAGAATCAACTCATGTTTAGAATTGACTTCGTCCAGTTAAGAATCATTTAGCGCAAACAAAGGCCAATTGCCATGATTATTTTCCAGGGTGCACACATGTTCCAAGTTAGAGAGGAAGTTATGATTACAAGTGTAAAATAAGATCAGAGAGACTTTATTTTTATCCATctaatgtacagtacatggaATGAAATTGTCTCCCTGGTCCCAgttcaaaaacaacaaacaagtttgtttttttttggttataTAAATGTGTGGTTTTGATGTTGTGCATGTTCTTTTCAGGAGATTTCAAGATTATTGCTGAATAGAACAaatccgatttttttttttttttttttttttaaatagatcaAGACAGTGGGCATGCACATTTGGGAGTGGGACATAACATGCATTAACTGGAGCACATCATACAACACTCCTGTAtgcaacatgttttctttttataattttttttacattagctTTGTCTTGAAAGCTctaatttttcacttttttgccagAGTAAGGCTTCCTATTCCTTTTATAATCATGTGGTATGCTGGGAAAAGCATGTCCCAGACCCATCTCTGAACTGGATCTACAGAGATTAAGTTGATTTGATTAAATTGTTATCGGACTGTGGGTTTGActaaaaacatttctaaaataTGAATCTTCTAAAAATATTACCAAATAATTATGTTATATTTCGGATCTTTTGTAGGTTAATATCATTTTGTTAAGTCAACAGTTTGCACTGTATTGTattgaccgaagttggagaaacagctagctgatgtggtattagctaaagtggttagcacacaccaaatgtttcggccgatgacgtagatagccgtgctgattttgaacagctcacccagagactgaaggcaggatacattcagaaaccgtatctcactctaaacagcatggatggatttgtttctaagtttgtatgcgtgtagAAGcaccagagagagaaaataacaccccaaatctcagaaaaggtgatttttttttttccacagtatgggcactttaaaagaaTAGGTTTTCTAATTAGTGCAAACTAAAAAATGCAGCtttgttatttttataaaaacaaatgcactCGATATAGACTAAGGCCATCAACAAAGTGTAGCACAAGCTCAAGAAATAATAGTTTTTCCACttgaattaaagtggtgcttgaTGTTTTCGTAATGCGCCCAGTGCTCAa of Sander lucioperca isolate FBNREF2018 chromosome 5, SLUC_FBN_1.2, whole genome shotgun sequence contains these proteins:
- the med29 gene encoding mediator of RNA polymerase II transcription subunit 29, whose protein sequence is MASQQQQPGGPMSQPGLQQPSSLQQQQQQQQQQQQQQQQQQQLSQQQDFDPVHRFKMLIPQLKESLQNVMKIASLNLAHNTTIDNGIKSSDTSVQRFDKSLEEFYALCDQLELCLRLAYECLSQSIDSAKHSPNLVPTATKPDTVQTESMSYAQYLGMIKSQISCAKDIHNALLECSKKIAGKVQPPGIM